TAGTATCTTATGAGTTGGTTATGAATAGCTTGGGGGATAAGCTAGGGAGTAGTTAGGGAAGAAGTGCTATATAGAGAGCACATTAGAGATggcatgttgaatattgttggGTGAATTGGTTGAGATTTTAAGAGCTCATTGGGAGAGAAATCAAGCCTCTCGAGTCTCGAATGCTTGAATATCGGTTACTTCTTGTACTTTCAGTTTATTAATCAAATCTTCATCAATCTACTGTTTTTTTGGTCTGTTATCTATGCTAATTCATAGCAAATTGACTTCATTTCCTTTTCAGCTTATGGTTTTTTTTTGCCGAGTTGAAGTTTTATATGGACAATTAAACTCTGGTTTACATGAACTATTGAGTGTCTCGATAAACCGTACGTTACTTCCTATTTGATGTGAAGAAGCATGATAGTTGGTTGACGTGTTTGGATCAAACTACAAATGTCTTTAAGTTACTGTCATACAACCTCTTCACAGTTTGAGATAAGACTAAAAGACCCTCTTACAATTGTATGACTAAGGTTGCAATAATCTAAAATATCTAATTCCATATAATCCACTTTAGGTGGGAGCCTTGTTAAAGTCATTGCTGTATGTTGTGTGTTACTCTTCACTCTTCAGTTGACCATTTTCTCTGCATTTCTATCGTTGCTATTATGCTACtttgatgttgcttttgtttgaATGTTGAGCTCAACATTTAAAGGGACTTTCAAACAAGTATGAGGAGTTGCACAATGTCTTCTTTCAGGAAGTTGTTAGATGGATAGAATATTTTACTAGGAACAAGTAAACCTGGAAACGTGTTCTGTAACCTGATCTTTAGATTTATTTGCTAGTTGTGGAGTCTTAAATTACAGTATTTGAGCAGTTATTTTGGTTTCTGTCTCCCACTGACTTTACTCTGGTTCCTACTGGTTGGAAGGTGGTAATTTTATGCGGTGGATCCTATAGACGTGGAAAATCTTCATGTGGGGATATGGACATGGTAATTACTCATCCTGATGGGCAGAGGTAATAGTATTCTTATCACAATCTCACCCTCttaaaataatacggagtactccacTAAAGAAAAATGGAAAAGCTAACTCAAAGTGTGTACGGGTTTTAGTAAAATACACCAAACAGAGTATTAAACAGAGAAAGTTCAGAAGAAAGATTGATTTGTGaggttattttgtttgtttttcttgttttagCTAACATATTTGGTTTTGCTTAATATCCACCAAATTTTTCAGTCACAAAGGCTTTCTATCAAAGTTTGTCAAGCGTTTGAAGGATATGAATTTTCTTAGAGAGGACTTGGTCATCAGTTATCACAGTGAGGAGGTAAACCTTTCTTTCTTAAGAACATTCCCTTAACCATGTACGATGTTTATTTCTTGCCTGACAACCACTCAATAATTTGGAGTGTGCCGTCTCATGTgatacaacttttttttttttttttttgacaacaaTGTATGAGGTAATATTTGGTAGGACCTGAATACTTGAATAGTCCAGGTAGAGAAAGTTATTTTGGATTATGGCTATGTTAGTGTTGAATACTTCTAATTATTGTGTGTGATAAACTTATATGTAGGGTACTGATTCCGGAGTAGACACATATTTTGGTTTGTGCACTTATCCTGGCCGAGAGCTACGCCATCGCATAGATTTGAAGGTATATATTAAAAGTGTGGTTTCCTGCTATCCTTTTCCATTTAGGCCCACTGAGGTGTGTTGTCCTCGTAGGAATAAGTCATACTCCGTACTTGTACATTGCAATGACAAGGAGCAGTTTTTCATTGACTGTATCTATGTCCGAACAAGAGTAGGTGAAAGTTTTGGCATTTTGTTTTTTTCACCTGGTGTTGTTGCTGTTAAAGAAGAATTACTTTCGCTGCGATGGAAACACCCAACAGTTAGTGTTCCCCGTAATAAGAGGAGTATTTCAGGAATGATCAAATCAATTGACTGAAAACGAAATAGGAGGTACATGATATTGTGGATAATGTCGgtaaatctttttttttttttttactgtgtCTAGGTGTTTCCTAAAAGTATATACCCATTTGGGCTGATACATTGGACAGGCAATGATACAGTGAATAGAAGGTATGTGTTGGTTTGCGTTTATGCGATTGTTCAGATTGTCAatcattaatatcattaatctcTTGTGTTTCACCTTGTTTACTCATCATTATAGTGGTGTTAATCATGTCAGAGAAGTATTACCGCTTGCTCACAAAGAGTGGGATGTTTTATGTAAAGGAGGAAAAAACGACTGAGTGTTTGTGTGAAATCTGTGTTGTGTAGGCTGAGAATACTGGCAGAATCGAAAGGGTATCGACTTGATGAAACAGGGTTATTTTTTGCCACTCCAAGTTCAGGCAGCCATCGAGTAAGGATTAATAAGTTGCTACCTAGTTTTAAACTGTCATGTAGTATAGTTGATCTGTTTTTTCTTGTATAGTTATGAATTAAGTTGTGTTACAGGGTTCAAGAGGAACGGCGAGTTTGCACTTTGATACAGAAAAGCAGGTGTTTGAATTCCTAGGTTTTCCCTGGCTGGAACCACATGAGAGGAACCTTTGATGTGTGTGTCTGTTGTACTTGTACATATGTAATTTTGTAACCTGGTGAAATTTGGTAGTTATGTTAGTTACTTAGTTGTATCAGCATCCAAGATATGCAATTAGTTGGTTTGTAAACTAGACTATGTATTTACATTTTGTTAGAAAAAATGTACAGGATATCAAGCTAGTAAaattatgtttttgtttttctattcAACTGAACAAATGTAGATAGCGCTTCCTCAAGCAGACAGATAATCTCTTCATTACTTGTGCCAGGAGAAATTTTTAAGAAACAGGGATTGTTCAAAAGAGTTAGCAATGGTCAACTGGTCATGTACTTAGAGCAAGGCCAGCCATCGGTTGTGGCATGGCATGAGGTGAGAGAAAgggaaaattaataataaaaaatgaagAGGGAGATGAAATAGGGAGAAAAACAGTGATGACCGGGTCGTGGCCATGACCAAAATAATAATTGTGGCATTTCATTTCAGCATGACATGTGTCATTGGGTAGTGGAATAAAAGAGAGATAATTTATGGTGAGGTAGGTCAAAAGTAAGAGAAATAAAATGGTGACCAAAATAACTTGGGCAACCACTGGGAAGGTTTGGACATTGTTGGTCATAGGTTTAGGTCATAGGTGAGATAAAATAGTAAATAACAATTGTTTATTTGATGACCAACAAATTTGGGTCATCCATTGGTTACACTCTTATGTGCAACGGTTGAGCACAAGCTTAGGGTTTAACTAAGAATTTCCATAACTAATTTGACTATGGTTAAAAAGTTCTAAGATTTTTTCAAAACCTAATTTGACTATGTTCATGTCAAGAACCACTTACCATAATGCTAGACCTATGTGTTGGGGCGGGGTCTATTAAGGGCCTTGACCCGACGCTGGAAATTATAGGGTCAAATCCGATCCTCTAGATAAATGGGGTGGACCCTTAAAGATTTAACCTAATTTAAGATTAATGTGCCCAAAGCGGGCCTCGATTGGCCTtaaaaggattttttttttgagctccTAAATCTAGGACGGTCACTTCTTTGCACCTCCATATTCGTCGTTACCCCTACCGGGTATCATCTACCTCAAACATTACTAACAAGAACTACATCGGATCCACCAACATTCAAATCAATACAAGTCTACAATTAACTTGAGTATCACCACTAAGTCCATGAAAAATGAGTCACGTTGTGAAAAGTTTAGTAAAAAATCCATTGACACAAAATGGGAAAATTAAATGGTTATAGAATAAATGGTTTCGTGTGTCCCGTGTTGGACACCGTGTCCGATCCAAGTACGTGTGTCTGTGCTTTGTAGTCTGTAACTAAGTATCACTTTTCGACTATTATGTGAGTTAGATAGGACTAACTTTGTATATGGAGCAACAAAAGAGGGAAGTATTATTTTTAAAGTATTTCCTtcatcccaaaataaaaaacacaCTTTCCAATTAGGTACTCCATATGTCCAAATAACACATTCTCACTTCCTCACAAGTGCCTTATTATCTAATCCATGTTATAACCTTATCTTGTTCCCGAGTAAATTATTCTAAGGTAATTTTTTatcatttgaatttttttaaaatatatttttgttaCCGGCCTTAATTTCATTCTTAATTTCAAATATCTCGTCTCAATTCATTTGAAACGGAGAAAGTAATACTTTATCGGAAGGGGACTCCCGAGCCCGAGCCTGAGcccgagcccgagcccgagGGTGAAACAAAGAGTTCCTCTAGTTCTGTACAGTCTACATTAGTAACATTACCATTTGATGTTTATtttcataagaaatgaaggagaaTTAACAGATAAGGCGCAAAACCAAGAAAAATGGCTTGGAGCCTAGCACTTCCTGCTTTATCAATTGCTGCATTTGATAATTCATCAAACTTCATATCTTCTGCTacattttgttcttcaaattcTCCCTTTTCCTCTTTTTCTGCTAGTTTCTCTACCTTCAACTCAAAGCAACAATGGATTCTTCCCTTACAGAAAAGACCTCACCCCACAAAACAACTCATTTGCAAGGCAGCTGAGTACAAATTTCCTGACCCAATTCCTGAATTTGCTGAATCTGTAAGTTCTGAACTCGTCTCAGACGATCTGACCAAGTGTTTTTAATAAGATATTGCCTGTTTTCTGTGGAATTCTCATGTGGTATTCTTTTCTGTAATTTGATTTGGGATAAGCAGGAAACAGAAAAATTCAAGACCCATCTTCAGAAAAAGTTATCAAAGAAAGATATTTTTGGAGACAAATTGGACGAGGTTGTGGGTATCTGCACTGAGGTAATTAGGCTGATTAACCCATTGTTAATTTTGATTCAAAGGGTGAATTTTGTGCTATTTGGTTATGCATGTGCATTAATTGGAATTTAATCTGGCGATTATTCTTGTTAAGTTGTAAATTGAGATTATTTGAAAAAGATTTGAGAAATTGCCAAATTGGGATGTTTGATTAAAATGGCAATTGAAAGCATTGTTGTTGAATTTGGATGAAAAAAGTAATATGGTGATTTCACTATTTATTGTTGGAAGGCATGCTGTGTCAAAACATTTTCCTAATCCAAATTTCGAGGCGAGTTGAAGCTTCTAGGGTTCTAATCCGGCTCAGTTATGTCATTACTCACTATCATCCTTGTAGAAGATGTAGTCAAAACTATAGTTATTGTAATCCCTAATATTACTCCTTGTCAATGTAAATCCCTAATTGTTAGTCAAAGAATATCTCTAATTCCTAGGATTAATCTACGGTTAGTTGTTACTATTATTTTTTTGGTtcactacgaggagttcccaccgccttcggcgagtggactaatctcccgtgggagttGTTACTATTATAGCTATATAATGTAATTCATACAATGTAATATATTCAAGCTTTCCAATTCTCTACACCATTACCATAAGCTTTTAGGATAGTGCTGCAGAGTGCAAATATATGAAAGGACTCTCAGGCTTATAAAACAGTTATATGAATCTATACATAAGACTTTAGTAACTTGTACTTCTACCGCGTACTAGTGTAAGTTACGGTCTATACTCCATGGAAGATGATGAACATTGTTCATCAATAGTGCAATAACGATTAGACTCGGTTTGCTATGGATATGTCATTCTGAAGTATGAGTTTCATTCTTTTGTTGAACTTATTACCAGTAAGTGGACTGTTATATTATTGTCAACAGATCTTGGATAACTTCTTGCACACAGAATATGGGGGACCAGGGACTTTGCTGGTACTTCCTTTCATTGATATGGCTGATACTTTGAATGAACGTGGACTACCGGGAGGACCTCAAGCAGCTCGAGCAGCTGTCA
This sequence is a window from Spinacia oleracea cultivar Varoflay chromosome 1, BTI_SOV_V1, whole genome shotgun sequence. Protein-coding genes within it:
- the LOC110782889 gene encoding protein PLASTID REDOX INSENSITIVE 2, chloroplastic, producing the protein MAWSLALPALSIAAFDNSSNFISSATFCSSNSPFSSFSASFSTFNSKQQWILPLQKRPHPTKQLICKAAEYKFPDPIPEFAESETEKFKTHLQKKLSKKDIFGDKLDEVVGICTEILDNFLHTEYGGPGTLLVLPFIDMADTLNERGLPGGPQAARAAVKWAQDNVDKDWTKWTTGNTK